The window CCCTGGCAGAAAACGAAACAGGAGAACTTCAATTACAATCAAGCACAGTTTTTCACATCTTCCCTAGCAATACGGTAAATTGTGTTGATCGTCACTGAACTTTGAGCTGTGTTTTATAAATATCATTCCCATAAAATCACTGAACTTCACATTTGATTTCAGTAAAATCATTCCGGCTATAGTATACAAAAACTCACCGTAATGTTGTAGTAGCACACAAGATAGTTGGCTACATGCCAAATCGGAAAAGATGTGAGTTTTTACAAAATCCTGTGGCTTAGGATGTGCCATGTGGCTTCCGTCAACTATAAAAGTCAGACATGTCCAACGTGGCCCTTAGTTGGCATACAGTCAAGTGTCTTATGTGTCACGTTAATATTCTAATGAGTTTTTATACACAAATTGGTTGGAATGATTATTGAAATCAAATGTGAAATTCAGTGACTTTcttgaaagaaaatgaagttcaGTTACCTCTTACGAAACAGCCCCCAAAATTCAGTGACCATGGGTATATTTTACTCCTAGCAGTACAGGAGAAAATACTATAGTAGTAGTTTTGGTTTGACAAAAGCAAAGTAACTAAAGCCATTTCTGGACAGCAATATGGAAGAATCACTTGATGaaaaagatcaagggcttaacACATGAAGCCTCTGTAATTAGCTAAATAATAGCTTCTAAGCTTTTGAGATATCTCATTAACTTCCTAAACTTAATGAAAGTGACCTATTAGCCTTTAAACTTACTTAAATGATCTAttgaccccctgaacttgcttaacaTATTGGTTTCCTGGACTTACTTAAAATGATAAGCTATTTTCCCCAAATTTCCACTTTGCTATGCCAAGTAGAACTTGAAGGTTAAtcatatcactttaaataagttcaCGGGCTGATGAGACATCTCCAAAATTCACAGAGCCAATCGGCATTATTTGGCCAAGTATAGCAGCCCCTGACATATTAAGCCAAAATCAAATCACTGCAAGGCAATGACATACCCTTTGTGCACAGGCATTTATCAAGGCATTGTACATAGTAAAAGATGATTTCAAACCAGCAGACTTCATATCCTCTAAACACTCAATCGCATCACTAAATCTCCCCGACTTCCCATAAAAAAATCAAGGGCTTAACCTCTGTAATTAGCTAAATTATCCGATTGAACTCCTAAATTTCGAGATATCTCATTAACTCCCTAAACTTAATGAAAGTGACTATTAGCCTTTAAACTTACTTAAATTGATATATTGACcctttgaacttgcttaaagtgaaaTATTGGTTCCTAAACCTGCTTAAAGAGATACACTCTTAAGTTTCCCCAAATCTCCACTTTGCTATGCCAAGTAGAACTTAACGCTTaatcatatcactttaaacaagttcacgAGCTAATGTGACATCTCCAAAATTTACGGAGCCAAGTATAGCGGCCGCTGACATATTAAGCCAATATCAAGTCACTGTAAGTTTAAGGCAATGACATACCCTTTGTGCATAGGCATTTATCAAGGCATTGTACATAATGGTTTCAATCCAGCAGACTTCGTATCTTCCAAACACTCAATTGCATCACCACTAAACCTCCTAATTAGCTAAATAATACCTCCTAAAGTTTCGAGATATCTCATTAACTCCCTAAACTTAATGAAATAACCTATTAGCCCttgaacttacttaaagtgatCTATTAACCCCATGAACTTGATTAACATATTGGTTccatgaacttgtttaaagtgaaaCGCTCTTAAGTTTCCCCAAATCTCCACTTTGCTATGCCAAGTAGAACTTAAAGGTAaatcatatcactttaaacaagttcactGGCTAACGAGACATCTCCAAAATTTACGGAGCCAAATATAGCAGCCCCTGACATATTAAGCCAAAATCAAGTCACCGTTAATTTAAAAGCAATGACATACCCTTTGTGCATAGGCATTTATCAAGGCATTGTACATAGTAGAAGATGGTCTCAATCCAGCAGACTTCATATCTTCCAAACACTCAATTGCATCACTAAACCTCCCTGACTTCCCATAAATATCAACAAGTGTAGTATATGTCACAACATTAGGCAACAAACCTAAACTCCTCATATTCACTAACAATCTCTGCACATCATCCCACTTCTGCTGCTCTCCAAATGAATTGATCATAATGTTAAATGTTGCTGTACATGGTGAGAACCCTTTCTCCATCATTTCCTTGAACAAGTCTTCCCCCTTATCGTGCCGCCCTGCCTTACAATGAATATCTATAAGTGTATTCCATGTAACTGTGTCAGGTTTTATCCCCTCAGATAGCATTCTATCGAAAGTAGACATGGCATGATCAAGGCAATTGAACTTGCCAAAAGTATCAATCATCACATTGTAAAAATGCCTATCAGGGCTTACTCCACTGTTCTTCATTTCCTTTAGAACTTGAAAGGACTTCTGCCACTCGCCTTTATCGCGATAACTAGCTAAAATTCGACTGAAAACGTATGAATTGGGCATAACATTACTTACCTCCATTTCCTTCAACACAATTCTTGCACTTTCCCATCTTCCTGCATTAGCATAAGCATCAATTAGCAGACTGTAAGTATGCTCATCAGGTGAAACCCCACTTTTCTCCATCTCTGAAACAATGAACTCTGCATCTTTGAGCAAACCAGCTTTCACATACCCTTTAAGAAGAGCATTGTAAGCTCTAGTCCTAGGTTTTAATCCATTGTCTTTCATTTCTTCAAAAATAGCCTCTGCTTCCACAGTTCGACCCGAATCTCCCAAGGCAGACATAACAGCTACAAGAGTCGCCGTTTTAGGGCTCAGTCCATTGCCTTGAACCATGCCTAGTAACTCCATAGCCCGGGTTGGATCACCAGCCTTTGCAAAGCCAACAATCATATCGTTATAGAGATGAATGTCAAGCTCAAGCTTATCACACTCGATCTCATTGTAAAGCTTTTGCATAATTGATGAATCAATTTTGTTGGAACGAGTTAGAGACTGAATTATCAAGCTGTAATTGACGAAATCCGATGGGTAACCATCTTGCCTCATTCTGGATATCAAATTAAGCGCCTTCTCAAGATCATTGTTACGAGCACAAGCATTGATTAGGGCATTGTAAGTTAAAGGCGACAATGCTTGTTTCTGCGAAAGCAAAAACGCCTCGTATAACTTCTCCGACCGGCCAAGCGCATGAATGAGAATCGAATAGAGTAGCTCATAAGAGAAACAGAGATTATGTTTCTGTAACCACGAAACAACCGCATAAGCCAATCCAATAgacgatgaagaagaagaacagaGAGATTTGAGGAGAGAATGCCAGAGAGGACCAGGCACAGCACGGTACGACTCAGCGAGCTGGAACTCAGTGGAATCTAGTGTAATTGGCGACAATGAGTCGGAATCATCGGAAATTTCAGAAGAGGAAGATATCTTGTTTGTTAAGAAGTTAAGAAGAGGAGTGAAGTCATACCGGCGGCTTTGAAGAGTGAGAATGTCGTTTGGATCACTATTACGGAGGCGTTTTGCAGAAGAGATAGATGCGTCTCCGTAATTAGATGCAGCGGAGTTAGTTGCCACCGCATTTGTGGCGGAGAGCGGTGGTTGGAAGATGAGGTGGTGGTGGAAAATCGGAGAAGATACGTAAATTGATGGAAAGCGAGACGGAGAAGGAGGTAAAAATGAAATCATAGTATGCTTATGTACTGAAGAAAGAAATTGAGAAAGAGAGAAATGGTGTCTGATGTCTCGCCGGAGAAGATGAAGCTTGAGGATAGAGTATGGTGGATGAATGAACGGACGAAAGAGAAGGATGCAATCCGGATATGATTTTTCCCATTACAACTACCAAAAACGACGCAGTTATAAGGGAAACGACGTCGTTGGGACGAAGAAATTGTCGGGAACTCTTTTTCGCGGgtaaaataaaaagggtaaattacaatcatggccactaaactttaacttTTTAATATTATAGTCACTAACTTTTAGTTAATGTCCAAAATGATTGTTAATTACTTCAAAATGgaaatatacaaaaattaaagttgtttagaatatcatttatcacgaaaacatttttttttccaaaatcaccatttatgaagctttctctttctaaatattctctttctctcttttaaGCAAATGTTTAAATGAtctaaaaaaattgaagaattaaatttggttaaaatatcatcaattcttatatattttttattttaaagttatAAACAGTAATTTTGAGacgttaattgaagtttagtgactataatattaaaaaaataaagttgaaTTACATTTTAAAGTTTAGTAATTATActgtaaatataaataaagttcagtgactatGGGTGTAATTTTATAAGGATGGTATAAAATGTAGTGAAGGAGATAGGAGAAAGGGAATAGAAATCTCATGAGGTTGGGTAATGAGACCTCGGAAACAAACGCTGAAAATAGACGCCTCTTATTATAAAATAGCTCACGTGGATTCGGTATTCGGTTTTCACCGGAATATATTACTTACAAATGACGTGATGcacataaatataatttttttaagtataTCTAATTATTCGGTATTCGTTGGTGTCCTGTTGTCGCTCTCTTCTTCTTAACAACAATTATTCTGTTTATTTTGTAAGGCGACAAGCAAATGAGGTGGCTCACTCTTTAGCGAAGTCCTCTCGTTCTTATTCTTGTTCCATGTTTTTTGATGTTGCTCCGTCTTTTTTGCAATCTGTACTTAACTTTGATTGTCCGGTAGAGGCTTATTAAATGCATTCTTTTCGAAATGATTTCCtttctaattaaaatttattagcatgttaggattt of the Euphorbia lathyris chromosome 7, ddEupLath1.1, whole genome shotgun sequence genome contains:
- the LOC136200638 gene encoding pentatricopeptide repeat-containing protein At5g42310, chloroplastic, which gives rise to MISFLPPSPSRFPSIYVSSPIFHHHLIFQPPLSATNAVATNSAASNYGDASISSAKRLRNSDPNDILTLQSRRYDFTPLLNFLTNKISSSSEISDDSDSLSPITLDSTEFQLAESYRAVPGPLWHSLLKSLCSSSSSSIGLAYAVVSWLQKHNLCFSYELLYSILIHALGRSEKLYEAFLLSQKQALSPLTYNALINACARNNDLEKALNLISRMRQDGYPSDFVNYSLIIQSLTRSNKIDSSIMQKLYNEIECDKLELDIHLYNDMIVGFAKAGDPTRAMELLGMVQGNGLSPKTATLVAVMSALGDSGRTVEAEAIFEEMKDNGLKPRTRAYNALLKGYVKAGLLKDAEFIVSEMEKSGVSPDEHTYSLLIDAYANAGRWESARIVLKEMEVSNVMPNSYVFSRILASYRDKGEWQKSFQVLKEMKNSGVSPDRHFYNVMIDTFGKFNCLDHAMSTFDRMLSEGIKPDTVTWNTLIDIHCKAGRHDKGEDLFKEMMEKGFSPCTATFNIMINSFGEQQKWDDVQRLLVNMRSLGLLPNVVTYTTLVDIYGKSGRFSDAIECLEDMKSAGLRPSSTMYNALINAYAQRGLSEEAVNAFRAMRADGLRPSLLALNSLINAFGEDRRDAEAFAVLQYMKENDLKPDVVTYTTLMKALIRVDKFDKVPSVYEEMILVGCTPDRKARAMLRSALKYMRQRL